In Perca fluviatilis chromosome 3, GENO_Pfluv_1.0, whole genome shotgun sequence, the following proteins share a genomic window:
- the sdr42e1 gene encoding short-chain dehydrogenase/reductase family 42E member 1 isoform X2, with product MSAIQEIFISLVYYTVYVEIRPPAMENASTDTFLITGGCGYFGYRLACSLHKNGAKIVLFDTAAPKQEVPDDIVFVRGDIRDYAQVEKAIAGVDCVFHIASYGMSGREQLNQHLIEAVNVQGTRNVLKACVEHGVSRLVYTSTFNVVFGGQVIENGDESLPYLPLHLHPDHYSRTKSLAEMAVLKANGTALKDGSGALRSCALRPAGIYGPGEQRHLPRVVSYIEKGIFRFVYGEPSSLVEFVHVDNLVSAHVLAAKALISEKQHRSAGQAYFISDGRPVNNFEFFRPLVEGLGYPFPKLRLPISLIYFVAFLTEMIHYLIGPFYNFQPLLTRTEVYKTGVTHYFSMAKAKAELGYEPQEHNLDEVVQWFRSRGHGKKTPCSYLSRLLLDILLVSAFVAVVLSFLPSVGSG from the exons atgaGTGCTATTCAAGAGATATTTATTTCCCTCGTTTACTACACGGTTTATGTTGAG ATTCGCCCTCCTGCAATGGAAAATGCAAGTACAGACACGTTTTTGATAACTGGGGGATGTGGCTATTTTGGTTATCG CCTGGCATGCTCCCTGCATAAAAACGGAGCCAAGATCGTTCTGTTTGACACAGCCGCTCCAAAGCAAGAAGTGCCAGACGACATTGTGTTTGTTCGAGGAGATATACGGGACTACGCACAAGTTGAGAAGGCCATCGCTGGTGTGGACTGTGTATTCCACATCGCCTCCTATGGCATGTCTGGCAGGGAGCAGCTGAACCAGCATCTGATTGAGGCGGTGAATGTCCAAGGCACAAGGAACGTCCTCAAGGCTTGCGTTGAGCACGGAGTGTCCAGGCTGGTTTACACCAGCACCTTCAACGTGGTGTTCGGAGGCCAGGTGATAGAGAATGGGGATGAAAGCCTCCCTTATCTACCTCTCCATCTTCACCCCGACCACTACTCCAGAACCAAGTCCCTGGCTGAGATggcagtgctaaaagctaacggCACAGCACTAAAGGACGGTTCCGGGGCGCTGAGAAGCTGTGCGTTGCGTCCAGCAGGAATCTACGGGCCTGGGGAGCAGAGGCACCTGCCCAGGGTAGTTAGCTACATAGAGAAGGGGATCTTCAGGTTTGTTTATGGTGAACCCAGCAGCCTGGTGGAGTTTGTCCATGTGGACAACCTGGTGTCAGCACATGTGCTTGCAGCCAAGGCTCTGATCTCGGAGAAGCAGCACCGCTCTGCTGGCCAGGCCTACTTTATCTCAGATGGCAGGCCTGTCAACAATTTTGAATTCTTCAGACCTCTGGTGGAGGGCTTGGGCTATCCTTTCCCCAAACTGCGCCTTCCTATCTCTCTCATCTACTTTGTTGCCTTCCTCACAGAAATGATTCACTACCTCATCGGGCCCTTCTATAACTTCCAGCCACTGCTGACACGTACAGAGGTGTATAAGACTGGCGTGACGCATTACTTCAGCATGGCAAAAGCTAAGGCTGAGCTCGGTTATGAGCCCCAGGAGCACAACCTGGATGAGGTTGTACAATGGTTTAGAAGCAGAGGCCATGGGAAAAAAACTCCCTGCTCCTACCTCAGTCGATTATTACTAGACATCCTGTTAGTGTCTGCCTTTGTTGCGGTggttctctcttttcttccatCTGTTGGCAGTGGATGA
- the cnep1r1 gene encoding nuclear envelope phosphatase-regulatory subunit 1, whose protein sequence is MNSLEQAEDLKAFERRLTEYVSCLQPATGRWRMILIVVSVCTATGAWNWLIDPDTQKVSFFSSLWNHPFFTISCITLIALFFAGIHKRVVAPSIIAARCRTVLAEYNMSCDDTGKLILKPRPNIQ, encoded by the exons ATGAACTCCTTGGAACAGGCCGAAG ACCTGAAGGCCTTTGAGAGAAGATTGACAGAGTATGTCTCCTGTTTGCAACCTGCAACAGGCAGGTGGAGAA TGATTCTGATAGTTGTGTCTGTTTGTACGGCTACTGGAGCTTGGAACTGGTTAATAGACCCGGACACACAGAAG GTCTCTTTCTTTTCATCACTGTGGAATCATCCCTTCTTCACCATCAGCTGCATCACTCTTATAGCTCTCTTCTTTGCTGGGATACACAAACGAGTTGTGGCACCATCAAT TATCGCTGCCCGCTGTCGGACAGTTTTAGCAGAATACAACATGTCCTGTGACGAC ACGGGGAAACTTATTCTCAAGCCACGACCGAACATCCAGTAA
- the sdr42e1 gene encoding short-chain dehydrogenase/reductase family 42E member 1 isoform X1, whose translation MENASTDTFLITGGCGYFGYRLACSLHKNGAKIVLFDTAAPKQEVPDDIVFVRGDIRDYAQVEKAIAGVDCVFHIASYGMSGREQLNQHLIEAVNVQGTRNVLKACVEHGVSRLVYTSTFNVVFGGQVIENGDESLPYLPLHLHPDHYSRTKSLAEMAVLKANGTALKDGSGALRSCALRPAGIYGPGEQRHLPRVVSYIEKGIFRFVYGEPSSLVEFVHVDNLVSAHVLAAKALISEKQHRSAGQAYFISDGRPVNNFEFFRPLVEGLGYPFPKLRLPISLIYFVAFLTEMIHYLIGPFYNFQPLLTRTEVYKTGVTHYFSMAKAKAELGYEPQEHNLDEVVQWFRSRGHGKKTPCSYLSRLLLDILLVSAFVAVVLSFLPSVGSG comes from the exons ATGGAAAATGCAAGTACAGACACGTTTTTGATAACTGGGGGATGTGGCTATTTTGGTTATCG CCTGGCATGCTCCCTGCATAAAAACGGAGCCAAGATCGTTCTGTTTGACACAGCCGCTCCAAAGCAAGAAGTGCCAGACGACATTGTGTTTGTTCGAGGAGATATACGGGACTACGCACAAGTTGAGAAGGCCATCGCTGGTGTGGACTGTGTATTCCACATCGCCTCCTATGGCATGTCTGGCAGGGAGCAGCTGAACCAGCATCTGATTGAGGCGGTGAATGTCCAAGGCACAAGGAACGTCCTCAAGGCTTGCGTTGAGCACGGAGTGTCCAGGCTGGTTTACACCAGCACCTTCAACGTGGTGTTCGGAGGCCAGGTGATAGAGAATGGGGATGAAAGCCTCCCTTATCTACCTCTCCATCTTCACCCCGACCACTACTCCAGAACCAAGTCCCTGGCTGAGATggcagtgctaaaagctaacggCACAGCACTAAAGGACGGTTCCGGGGCGCTGAGAAGCTGTGCGTTGCGTCCAGCAGGAATCTACGGGCCTGGGGAGCAGAGGCACCTGCCCAGGGTAGTTAGCTACATAGAGAAGGGGATCTTCAGGTTTGTTTATGGTGAACCCAGCAGCCTGGTGGAGTTTGTCCATGTGGACAACCTGGTGTCAGCACATGTGCTTGCAGCCAAGGCTCTGATCTCGGAGAAGCAGCACCGCTCTGCTGGCCAGGCCTACTTTATCTCAGATGGCAGGCCTGTCAACAATTTTGAATTCTTCAGACCTCTGGTGGAGGGCTTGGGCTATCCTTTCCCCAAACTGCGCCTTCCTATCTCTCTCATCTACTTTGTTGCCTTCCTCACAGAAATGATTCACTACCTCATCGGGCCCTTCTATAACTTCCAGCCACTGCTGACACGTACAGAGGTGTATAAGACTGGCGTGACGCATTACTTCAGCATGGCAAAAGCTAAGGCTGAGCTCGGTTATGAGCCCCAGGAGCACAACCTGGATGAGGTTGTACAATGGTTTAGAAGCAGAGGCCATGGGAAAAAAACTCCCTGCTCCTACCTCAGTCGATTATTACTAGACATCCTGTTAGTGTCTGCCTTTGTTGCGGTggttctctcttttcttccatCTGTTGGCAGTGGATGA
- the LOC120555740 gene encoding arylamine N-acetyltransferase, pineal gland isozyme NAT-10-like has translation MNLDEYFKRIGLRGSYDKPDLATLKLLHKQHVMSVPFENLSIHCGETIVMDLEVIFNKIVRSRRGGWCLESNFLFGWVLREMGYATTTLGSRVFISNSNETSPYESHLIHMVVIDGKAYIADVSFGVSSQVWEPLELISGEDQPQAAGVFRLLDKGDIWVLEKTGRKPEILNPDFAKSSLVNNNETKQIYCFTLVPREADHFFEKNHTLQTDPTSLFTNKSICSLQTPTGFRALIGWTYSEVTYKQDVDVYDMRNITDDEIEQILREKFDVKLQNKLQPVSNKAWYTL, from the coding sequence ATGAATTTGGACGAATACTTCAAAAGAATTGGTCTCCGTGGCTCATATGATAAACCGGATCTTGCAACACTGAAGTTGCTCCACAAACAGCATGTCATGTCAGTTCCTTTCGAAAACCTCAGCATTCACTGTGGTGAGACGATCGTCATGGACCTTGAGGTCATTTTCAACAAGATAGTGAGGAGCAGACGTGGAGGTTGGTGCCTTGAGAGCAACTTCCTGTTTGGCTGGGTGCTGAGAGAAATGGGCTACGCCACTACGACGTTAGGCTCCAGAGTTTTCATCAGCAACAGCAATGAGACTTCCCCCTATGAATCTCATCTCATCCACATGGTCGTCATTGATGGAAAGGCTTATATAGCAGATGTAAGCTTTGGGGTGTCTTCCCAAGTGTGGGAACCCCTGGAGCTCATCTCTGGAGAGGACCAACCTCAGGCAGCAGGTGTCTTTCGTCTCCTAGACAAGGGGGACATCTGGGTGCTGGAGAAAACTGGTAGAAAGCCAGAGATTCTTAATCCAGACTTTGCAAAATCAAGTCTTGTCAACAATAATGAAACAAAGCAGATCTACTGCTTCACCTTGGTGCCCCGTGAGGCTGATCATTTTTTTGAGAAAAACCACACACTCCAGACAGATCCTACTTCACTGTTCACCAATAAATCCATCTGCTCTTTGCAAACCCCAACAGGATTTAGAGCCCTTATTGGCTGGACCTACAGCGaggtcacctacaaacaagaTGTTGATGTCTATGACATGAGAAACATAACAGATGATGAGATAGAGCAAATTCTGAGGGAAAAGTTTGATGTAAAGCTGCAGAACAAACTGCAGCCTGTAAGCAACAAAGCATGGTACACACTTTGA